Genomic DNA from Orcinus orca chromosome 6, mOrcOrc1.1, whole genome shotgun sequence:
GGCGTGATCCTGGATGATGTGGACAGCAGCGTGTGCCGGGACCTCGACGTGGTCCACAGGATCGTCCGCAGCGCGGGCCTCAGCCTCCTGGCCCAGGAGCGGCAGGAGAACCTTCCGGACGAGATCTACCACGTGTACAGCTTAGCCCTGAGATGAGCGGGGCTGGCAGGAGAGAGGGACCAGTGTGGGTGGGGGAGGACTGGCAGCTGCACGCGGTCCACACGCTCAACCTCGATGGTTCGGGGGTGCTGAGCGGGGCCGCGAAATATACCTGTCTGCCGTCCACTCACTATACAGACTCTTATTAAAAAGGCATAAGGGGACCCAGTCGGGAGGGGTGCCACTGAATGGGGCAGCGAGGCCCGAGTGAGCGGCGGGGACTGGGCCCTGTGGACCCATGCGACCCCTGGGCCTCCGATGCTCGCCTCGTGGGAATCCGGCGGTCCCATCAGAAGTGAGACTCCCTGCTCTCCAGTAACAGCACCTGGCCTTCCTGCCACAGGCCTGGCTGGCGTAAGAGGAAGAGAGTAACCACTAAAGCGGTTGCCGAGGACCTTACAcctccagaggggaggggagcggaGCTGGGCCCGTGGAGCCTGCGGCCCTCAGCACCCTCCTGCCTGCGCTGGGCCTACGTGGTGCCTGCCGAGCGGTGCAGTTGATGGGATGTCCACGTTCCGGGTGCTATTGGGAGATGGGGCCCTGGGGCCCTTAACGTGATCGTCACCACAGCCTGCACGGAGGGGAGAGGCCTGGAGCTTCCCTCTCGGCTGTGCCTTGTGGCTCCTCCTTAGGGGGCATTTTCAGTCAAAAATAAAAGGGTGAACCCCTGTACTGGAAAGGCCTTCGCCAGTGTGGAGTGGTGCTTTTCTTTACTGGGACAACAGTGCTGTGCTGCTTGAAAGCTGCTCTCCTGAGCGGGGCATCTCCTCGTGCCTCTGCCGCCTCTTCTTCGGCTGCCGTGGACCCTTTACCCTGAACTCGGGaaaggggggggggcggggcagaaATGTTATACAAGGACCTTTAAGGCCAAGGGAAATcagtttaattttataatatatcatTGGGTTGTCTCAGCTCATCTCCCAGGCATTTACACAATTCACAGTGACCACCTCGTGTGACTTGCAGACAGCCTGCTGAGGGCTCAGCCCAGGGCGGAGGCTGGCTTTCAGCCTCGGTGGCTTCCTCCATCAGATGATCCCGCACAAAGCGAGACACTTTGGAAGGACAGCCCCTGGCCATGCATGATTGCTTTGTAGAAGGCATGGTCCCCAGAACCCCAGGTTTGGCACAAACAGCTGCCACCAGAGCAGAGCCCTGCACCCTGGGGGGCGACCTGGGCCCAGAGCTGCAGACGCCGCAGGAGGCAGCTCAGCTTCCTCCCTGCCTGCCCAGAAGCACTTGCTTTCTGACGGACTCTGGAGCGGAGGCGCGTGTACAGGGTCTCGGCTGGGCTGCACCCCgcgggcccctcccgcctgcTCCGGCCTCAGCCGCGTCTCCACGCAGAACAGGCCAGCTTCCTGCAGCCCGCAGGAGGGCCCGGTCTCGGAGCTACCCTGCTTCTCTAAATGCCTGGCGCTTCCCTCAGACTGAGAGGGTACAAACGTGTCCCAAGTCTAAACCCTGTCCCTTGTTCCACTGTGGGGTGAGACTTGGGGGTGCTGCCAGAGGGAAGCGGGGGCGGTCTGCCTTGAAGACGGAAGCCTTTCCCCACTGGGGTGCTTGCAGCTGCCGGGTTCCACCTGGCTTTCTCTGTCCTCAGTAAGGATCCAGTCTCACCTCCAACATGCACCTTCTGACAGACGGGGCTGAAGGTTCTCCCCTAAGGCCGCCACAGGTACTTAAATCCACCAACAGGTTGAGCTGCCCAGACCCTGTTCCCTGCAGTCGCGGCTGTCAGATGTCGTCTTCGACGGTGCCACTGTGCTCACTGAGGAGGTACCACTTGAGCCTGTCGGGCAGAGGTAGGGCCTTGACCTTCGTGTCCACAGGCCACGGCTGAAGGTAGAGCCGGATGTAAACGCGACACAGGTGCTTGAGGGGTGGGGGGTAGCTCTCCAGCTGCCTCAAGGAGAAGTGAAGGGCCTGGATCTTGTCTGCCAGGCTGCCCACGGGATGGATATCGAAGTTTTCAGGCAGCTGGAGTTTGTGGGAATTAGTCACCATGAGATCCAGGACGGTCTCAGCTTTGCGCAGCAGGTCCACGTGACTCTCGTCCTCCGCGCAGCCTGGGTGGGAGCAGAGCCTCTCGAAGATGATGTGGAAGCCGGACCAGCAGGACGCGCCGTGGAGGGAACAGTTATAGGCGGCCCCGGACTCCAGCAGGAAGCGCAGGAGGGGGAAGTGCAGCTTAAAGCTCTTGAGGCAGATGTGCGTGAGGGACTCGTGGGCCGGGCACTCGCTGGGGTCGGCGCCGTGAGCCAGCAGCAGCTGCGTTACTTGGAAGCAGAAGCGGTTGATCAACTGGGCCTCCTCTTTGTCACCTCCCACCGTCTCACCCAGCAGAAAGATGATGCAGGTGAACACGGTGTCCCCGTCTTTGGTGGTAGCCTTGACATCCGCCCCTAGAAGAACCAGGAGGGAGAAGAGACGGTGGGAGGAGGCCTTAAACCCTGGCAAAGCAATGCTTCGTGTTCCAGGGGGCAGCATGGAAGGACAAGGCTCACCTCCTTCCAGCAAGAGGCGGATGTTCTCAGTGTTGTGGATTTGCACCCCGTCACTGCTGGCCAGAGCATGGAGCAGAGCAGTCTTTCCTAGGGAGGGAGAGTGagtggggggcagtgggaggcCAGGAAGCCGAGGTCAGGCCAACCCCAGAGGTGGAAGGGAAACACAGACCCTCGGGACCAGAAAACGAACTTCAAAAATGACTGACCTCTCTCACCTGGGGCTGAGGGTGAcaggtttctttcttttgaattttttttattttttgaatttatttattttttatatagcaggttcccactagctatctgttttacacatagtagtgtatacatgtcaatcccaatctcccaattcatcccaccaccagcccccctgccactttccccccttggtgtccatacgtttgttctctacatctgtgtctctatttctgcgcGGAGGATGACAGGTTTCTGGCCATTCTTTCTCCACTCACACAAAAATGGGAACAGAAGGGCCAGGGGAAGCAGGACTTTTCTAGACCCTGAGATGCTACCTGAGACCCAGGCTGGGTCTCTCCCGACACGGAGCCCAGTCCCTCAGAAGCTGAGCACACAGGTACCCCATTTCCTCCTACAGATGCCCTTACGGGACCGATGACGCACTGCCTCTCAAGCCTCGGCGAGTCAGCAAAATGCACCAGTGTGCGCCCAGCCGTGCTGTGCCATCAGAGGGGCCGCCTCCAGCCTGCCTGCCAAGCCATCGCCCCGGGTTACCCTGGGTAACCCCACAAGGCAATTCGGCCCAGGCCCACCCTGCTCCTCTACAGGAGGCACCCACCATGCTTGTCGGCCGCGTTGACATCTGCTCCAAGGTCCAGGAGGCGCTGCAGGCAGGGCAGGCGCTCCGGCTCCTCGCTGGCCAGGTCCAAGGGGCTGCTCTCGTGGATCTGAGTCAAGAAAGCACAGCCGCGTCGGCCCGGGGGCCTGTGAGCTGCTCAGGGCCCTGACCACATCCCCCCTTCAGAGCAGGCCGGACCTGGCTCTTACCCGGTCCCTGCGGTTAATGTCGGCCCCGTGGCGCACCAGCAGCTCCACCATGTCAGGCTGGTTTCGCAGGACGGCGATGTGCAGGGCCGTGTAGTAGGTGACCGGGTCTGAGGGCACAGACACAGCTTACGTCAGTCCTGCCTGTCGGCACATTCTCGCAGGGTCCCAGGACCAGCCTGGCAGCCCAGCCGCAGTGCTCCGACCTAAGGGCTCCCAGCACCACGAGGGGTCAGGACACAGCTGTCTTCGTCGGACAGTGCATGGAGTCAGGCCTAGGTTTGGGTCCTGGGGCTGTTCTGATTAATGGACATCGTACTTAATCCGGGTTTTAgttccttctgtaaaatgggacctaAACAGGGCTGTTGGGAGGAATACGCAGAGTGACAGCTCCGTAAGTCTTGCAATAAAAGCCAAGTTCTCACAGCTGGGTCTCCCAGTGGCTGACTTCACAATGCCTCCCCCACCTCTCTCAGCTCTGTGACCCTCCAGGAGCCTAGAAgcctctgagcctgtcctcaaaTGGGGAGGGGAGACACGCCTGGCCACATCCTGTGTCAGCACAAAACCCCCAAGTCGGCCCCAAGTCAGCCCTGCATGTCTCCTGGCCGACTCTGCCTGCCCTCCCAGGGTGaaagcaaagagggaaggaatAATGGCTCATCACCACCCCCAGCACACAAGCTAGAAGCCAACACCGTCCTGCCGTCATTTATGCCCAGTGAGTCTTATCTGTTTTCCCCTCTCCCTGTGGCAGGAACAAGAATGCAAGGTGGCTCAGAACGAGTGTCAGAAAATTACATTCCCTGAGCTCTGGGCACAGCGCCAGCAGCCACATTTTCACATTAATGGAAGCAGGGATTTACCTGGGAGCTGGGGGAAAGTTTGCTAAAGCAATCACATGGTAGAAGCAGTGACAAACTCGCTCTTGATCAGAGGTGGTTAAGGGCCATTTGAAAGCCCGCAGGGGGATGGGAGGCCACCCAATGTGGGTGTCCTTAGTCATCACCCGTGACATAAATGAGGGAAGTATCTCCCAAGAGAACAGTAAAAGCAGAGCCCGAAGGCTTGGCCGTCCACCCAAAGCAGGGCCACACTTAAGCCACCTACCCACCCCGGCCCCTCTGGGCTCCAGCTGACCTTCGAAGTTGAGGTTGGCCCCATTCCGCAGGAGAACGTCAGCTGCACGCGTCAGTCCCAGCTCAGCCATCTTCAGCAGGGCGTTGCTCACGCCTTCCTGGTAAAATGGAGAGTGGGCTTTTCTCTCCAGCAGCTCAGTGAGAACAAGGATCCGGCTCTCCTCGCTGGCGACATAACTGGGcctggggcaggagagaggcAGACCAGTTGAGGGTGGGAACAGGGGTGGGACCAGCTGGCTGGGTACCCTGTGGGCAGGTGGCCTTTAGTCTCCTGCTGTCACACACAGGCAGGGCCCTGGCTCCGTGGGGCTGAAAGTCTCTTTAGAAAAGGTCGGTGGTAGAGAGGGCCAAGCTGGATCTGCTCACTGGAGCAGACTCCTCGGGTTTGCTGAGAAAGGACTGGGGCTGTCTTCAGCCTCCCTCCAAGCGGCCCAGAGAATCTAGCCCCTGGCTTGGGTACAAAGCCTCATACACCTGGGCTGTTGGCACTGAAGGGAACTCTTGTGGCCAAGATCAAGTACCAGACACTGACACCCTCCCACCGCAGACAGTGACTGTCCCTGAGCTGCAGAGGATGCCAGAGCAGCCCAGGCAACCCCACAGCCAGGGCAGTCAGCAGACCTCCTCCCTCGCTCACACCCAGGGACGTCTGGTGTTCCGAAGGCTGAGCGCACACAAAGTCCCACCCACCTACCTCCCTCGCCAATTCCAACGGGTCCCCAAAACGCACACCTGATCCCCCTTTCCTCTGCTCTTTTCTCTGTTCCACCTAATACACTATTTACTTAAGTTCACTTATGACCGTCGGTCTCTCTCCTCTGGAGCACAAGCATCATGAAGGCTGGGGGTTTAGCTCACTGACGTAGCCCTGAACGATGCGCTTTCTAACACCGTTCCCACTGGTTCACGGATAGACCCGCGCCTGTGCAAACTCGGCTATGAAAAGCGCATTTCGCACTGCTCACAGATTCCACCCTGCTCCTCTGCAACTCCAGGTGGAGGGCACAGGACAGGCAGGGCGCAGGGTGGGGCCCTGAGGCGGAGGCCACCGACACCCCACCCTCCGGCCCTGCCTGCGCTAGCTGGGAGCCCTCACCACCGCCGTCTGTCTTATCTGTCAGGTGGGGACACCGCCCGCCTCGCCCCGCCATGTTTGTAGTGACAATGAAAGGGAGGCAGCTCCGGGTCGGAGGCGGGAAGGGAGCGAGTTACCCGTCCAGGGGCTCCTGCCGCTCGGGGTCCTGGATGCCCAAGGAGCCCAGAATCGCATCCACTAGCGGCTGGTACTCGAAGATAATCCTCCGGAAGCCGTGCAGGAACGGCATTGCGGCGGCTGCACCTTCCGCCGAGGCCGAGACGCCGATTGGGCACGTTCCGGGGGCCGCGGTCTCAGCCAGGCTTGGCCACTGCTGGTCCAGTCCCCTCGCCGGCCAACTGCACCGCCCAACCAACAGCTCCGCGCCGGAAGTAACACTGACACTTCCGGCCCGCTCCGGCCCGGGAAAGAGAGCGGGGGACGACAGCGCCCTCTGCGGGCTGGGAGGACCGCGGCGCGACTGGGCGCGCcagctgggggtgtctgggggGCGGCCCTGGGGGACTGCAGGGCGCGAACCTGCAGCCCAGCCGGATCCCAGCCCTTGGAGGGCCCGTCCCTTGCCTGCCCGGCCCGGCTCCGCCCTGCGATCCCGCCCGCGGCCGCTGGGCGTCGTCCGAGCTCCGCCCATTGAGCGAGCACACCGGCTTCACCCCTGTCCAACTCCCCCCGCGGTGGAGGTGACTCGAACCCCCGGCGCCCGCGAGCCGCCATGGACTCGGGTCGGACCACGGCTGGGCCTGGCTCTCGCCTCGCCCCACGCTGACTGGACCACACCCAACCCGACGGGCGATGGGGATGATTCCTGAGTCTCTGTGCCCTGGAGCTCCTGGCCCCGCAGGCTGCCGGCTCCTTCCACTTTCTGCCTGATGGACTCAATGAACTTCAATTTCTTCACCTGTATAATGGGGATAATCAAACGCACGCGAGAACCTGGATCAAGAGCTCTGTCACTGTGGGTGGAAGTGGAGTCTAGCAGGAAGGAGCCCAAGCCTGGGGCCACTTTTCTGGGGTGTAGGCATCCGGCCTTGGGCCTCGCATTTGAACCTCCACAACCTTGAGGCCCACAGTGGAGCCCTGATGTCTTCGTGATTCTGGAAAGTCCGTTATGAAGAGGTGCGCCAGTCCCAGCTGTGCCCGTGGCAGCCCTGGTCTCCCATCCACCCCCACTTCCACCACATGGGCGTGGGAGCTCTCCCGCCTGGCACCTGTCAGAGGCAAGCGTTGTTGAGCGAAGTAGAAAACGTTTAGAGATGAATTTAAAGACAACCCCGTATGTCTATGATTAAATGTAAAAAGATAGATAGAATAAGGCTCCCCTGCCAAGAGCAAAAACAGTCTTAGCAAGAAAACCCAGTCCAAGGTATTCCAGGTCCAGCTATGGGGACCCAGCAGTGTGGAGTACACAGCAGGGGCTGGATAATTGCTCACTGTTATTATTGTTCAGTTTACAAGGTTGTTGTGCGTATCAAGTGATGAGCTATTAAAATCCCCATCAGGCCTCAGAAGGCCTCGTTTTGCCTGCCCCTCCGTTGCCTAAAGGAGCAAGAAAGAGGAGTGGGGTTTAAGCCCTGTGAGGACAGGCCAGCTTAGGGTTGCCAGAAGGGGCTCCAGACCAAAGGGTCCCTGGTTCCCAGCACACATCTGCCTTGGTTCTCACTCCAGGAAGAAGTATCTTCTCCTTAAGTGAAATTGGGACATTTTTTTGCTCACGTCGCCAATTTCCAGCTTGTCTGGTAAAATCAGAACATCGGGCACCTGGGCCCAAATTCCTATCTGGCGACAAGGTGCATCTGGATGGGGGCTTGCTCTGAAGTGCCCCAGTCTCCCCAGACGTTACCCTGGGGGTTTGGGAATGTCTGCCCCTGTCTGAAGGATCCACACCCCACCCCTCTGTTGATCCCCAGGCCCTGAATGGTGCAGCAGCCCCCAGGTTTCACAGCCCTATTTGATCCCGGGTCACTTGCTCCACGGCGCAGGTGAGAGCCCCGAGGGGCCTGGAGAAGGCTAGAGCACGTGGAGGTAACTGGAGGAGGCCCACCTAGAATGGGGTCCAGGGCAGAACTGGGAGTGGTGGGCACAGCCCGGTCTGAGGCCAGCTTCTGCCCTGGCTTCATAAGGCtgtggtaacaaagcaccacagactggatggcttcgaacaacagaagtgtattctctcccagttctggggGCCGGAAGTCTGACGTCAAAGTGTAGGCAGGGCCATGCTCATCTGAAGACACTAGGGAAGGTTCTGGCAGCCCCGGGCTTGGCTTGTGGCAGCGTCACCCCAATCCCTGCCTACCTTTGTGTTCACgtggccttcttccctgtgtctgtctctctgtccaaaTCTCCCTGTCCTTCCTAAATGGCGCCAGTCACTGGATTttggcccaccctaatccagtgtgaattcattttaacttgattacctttgccaaaaccttatttccaaataggaTCACTGTCATAGTTTCCACAGGGTTAGGACTTGAAAATATCTCTTTGGAGGACACAACTGAAGGTGCTCCAATGGATGACCCCGGCACGGCCCTTctggtctctgggcctcagtttccccacctgtaaccTGAAGGCCCTTCAGCTCTGACAGTGTTGGAGCCAATGAAGAGGTCCTTGATGTCACCGATGGGCTCTACCACCAAGAAAACTATAACTGTCCTGTGATTAGGATGGTGACAATCatgaattcacttttttttttttttttttggctgccttgggtcttcgttgctgcgcgggggctttctctagttgcagtgagtggagtctactcttcgttgaggtgcacgggcttctcattgcggtggcttctcttgttgcggagcacggactataggcacgtgggcttcagtagttgcagcacatgggctcagtagttgtggcgcatgggcttagttgctccgcggcatgtaggatcttcccagaccggggatcaaacctgtgtcccctgcattggcaggcggattcttaaccactgcgccaccagggaagtcccaatcacaAGTTAACTTTTATTTACTGAGCGCTtttgatgtgccaggcactgtactaaacaCTTGACATACTAATCTTAATACACACCCCGTAAGTAGGTGATGGTATTAAACCCGTTTtcaacaaggaaactgaggctcagagaggtttggaTGCTTGCCCGATGTTAAACAGCTAGGTTGGGATTTTAACCCAAGTTTGGGGGGGCTCTTCCATATACCTGGCCTCAGGTGCCCTGCAGTTCCTCTGGTTCTGGGCCTGAGAGGGTCTGGATAtgctggagggaggggctgagcccTGCTCTGTCACAGTCCTTGGGCACCACACCATTGAGCAGGCCCTGTCGCCTGCCCGTCTCCCAGGCTCCTATCTTTAGAAAGCTCCATGACCCATGACCTCCTTCCTATCAGCAAGGGCAACCCTGTTTCCTCCATCTGCCTCCTATTAAGGCTCTGTCGCTCAGAGCCTCTCATTTCAGCTCTGaaccttctcttttttccctgccACTGCCTCTCACTGCCCTGTCAGCCCAGCTGCTTCCTAATGCCCAACTCCAGGGTTCTTAgcaggctggggttggggggctgGGGCCAAGCACCCAGTGCTCAGACCCTGGCAGCGTCTgtccctgcctccttctcctgGGGCAGTTTGGGAGTCACTCTGACTATCCAATGCACAGAGGGGGATAACCttcatatataaagaactgttaaAATCAACAAGAAGAAGGCAAAAACACtaagagaaaaatgggcaaaggacatacACAGGCAAGTCAGAAAGGATGAAAAACTACTGTCAACAAACATAAGGAGAGAAGTTTGGCCTCTCTAGCCCAACACCAACAGTGATAATAGCTGACATATAAGACTTACCATGTGCTTGACTCTTCCCTATAGCAGCTCAGCAAAGCAAGTTACAGAACAGTAGGTACCCTCTGATCCCACTTAGGaaaaagtggtgtgtgtgtgtgtgcgcacgcgtgtgtgtgtatgcatttgcTCGTGGGCAGGAGTAATTCTTGACGACCCTGTGCTGAGACATGAGTGGTGGTTGTTTCTGGGTGCTGGGATCTGGAGAACTTTGATCTTCTTTGTGCTTCTCTGTGTCTTCTACCTTCTTACCAATGAATGTATCTTACCTGAGACTGAATCAGCCAGAGGCAGGGGATCAGGCCCTGCACACTTTTACACCTGGGGTTGAAGGTAAGGCCATGAACACCAGGGCAAGGTCCGTCCACAAAACCTTTTCTCCTCCCAACTCCACCTAGTGACATCCTTCCCAGCACACAGGCCTTCCTGAATCCCCCACCCCTGGGCACCCCCCGCCACTGCCCTCCCCAGTCCTTGGGTACCTCAGGGCCCAGCCTGATCGTATGAATGGTACGTTGATGACAGCAGCAGCCTTTGGTGCAGTGAGTCCTGTGCCTTGCGAATCAGATTAGAAGCTCAGCACGGATGTCTCATCAGCTCGTCATAACGCTCCAGGAAGGAAGTGACAGCAGGATTCCCGTGTCGTAGTCTGGgagaccgaggctcagagagagaactGACCAGCTCCAGGGCAGCTGGCTAGCGAGGGGCCTCCGGGACACGATCCCGAGCCTAGCCCTTAAGGGCTCCCTGGACCCCGGCTCAGGACACCTGGCCCTGCCCAGCCACGGtcccctgcactctctcctgctCCCCTCCCTCACACACGCATGCTCACCggttcacacactcacacagattCTCACACACAGGAGCCCTCACACACCCACATGTGCTGGTGACACCGCATTCACACTCAGAAGACAGTCTCACACGCAAACACTCACTTGCTCAGACACACAATCATGCAcactcattcacacacacacacacacacacacacacgcgcgcgctcagggcaggggctgcaggaggggtGGTGTCACGGCCCCGGCCCGGCACCCCACCTTCCTGGTGCCCCCTGTCCAGGAGGGGCAGTCGGCAGCAAGGTCTGTCCCTTATAAGGCCCTGGAGAGAGAAATTGAGTAAAAGGCCccccttttatttctctctctctttttttttgatttggcAGAGTTTCCATAAAGTGAGATATTTGGAAAACGCAGCAAATCTGCCGCAAGGAATATGCTTCCCCCTCTCCTTGGTGGAACCTCCAGCTTCAGGCCTGGCAGCGGGAGCAGCAGGCGGCCTGGGTGGACTCCTCCAGTGCCGTCTGGGGGCCACCGCCCTGGGCTTCCTTCTGCCTGCGCCCCTCCTCCTCAGGccggcctccctccctctcctttcccctcccccacacctgaccccaccctgacccctgaccctcaAGACCCCAGGAGGCCTGGCCTGCTTGGCCCTGTTTGGCCACCATCCCCATGCTGAAGGGCCTGGCCCTCTGTGAGCTCAGGGAGGAGCTGAGGGACCAGGGGACCGGGATCCGGAGTGGGTGGCAGGGCCTCAGCTGGGCCAGGGAAAGACTTTCCTGTCCCCTCCCTCATTCCATTTGCTCTCCAGCACCCAGGAGCATTTTGGAGACCCCGACACCCAGGGACATCTCTGCTCCTCCCCTGCCACCTGCGCCCTCCAGGAAATCCGGCCCTGCTGGCCAGAGTCCCCTGCTCCAAGGGCAGCCTCCTCCCTGACttatccccccaccccattccacACCCAGACACTGCCAGGTGGTCCCGATGCTTGGCCAGGTGTGGGGCCTGTGAGAGCCAGTTATGGGCTGGGTCAGGCCCTGGTGAAGCCTCAGGTGGGCAGCCCAGAGCCTCAGAGGGGAAAATGAGGGATCCTCCCTTTCTCTGCCATCCTTGTGTGCCCACATCAGAGGCCCCACCTGACCCCCATCCTCTTCCAGATGAGGTGGGTCCTTAGGGATTCACCCAGGAGAACAGGGTGAGAAGGTGCTTACAGCCTGttttagtcagcttgggctgccgtaCAAAGTACTGTAGGTTAGGTGGCTtcaacaacatacatttatttctcacagttctggaggctgggaaattcaagatcaagatgccagTAAGGTAGGTTTCATTCCAAAACCTCTTCTCTGGGCTTGCAGGTGGCCACCATCTCCCCATGCACTCACATGACCACATCCTggtcttataagggcactaatcccatcatgggtgctccaccctcatgacctcatctaacctaACTCCTTTCAGTgggcccacctcctaataccatcacattggcggttagggcttcaacatatgaatttgcagGTTGGGGAACGCAAACATTGAATTCACACAGAGGCCCTCAGGCCCCTCACCTCAAgacaggagggagtctggggccTGAGCTCTGGCCTGGCCCTCTCTCAGCCTCACTGCCTCACTGGCACAAGAAGATGGTGGTTGCAAGGCTCACCTAGA
This window encodes:
- the ASB6 gene encoding ankyrin repeat and SOCS box protein 6 is translated as MPFLHGFRRIIFEYQPLVDAILGSLGIQDPERQEPLDGPSYVASEESRILVLTELLERKAHSPFYQEGVSNALLKMAELGLTRAADVLLRNGANLNFEDPVTYYTALHIAVLRNQPDMVELLVRHGADINRRDRIHESSPLDLASEEPERLPCLQRLLDLGADVNAADKHGKTALLHALASSDGVQIHNTENIRLLLEGGADVKATTKDGDTVFTCIIFLLGETVGGDKEEAQLINRFCFQVTQLLLAHGADPSECPAHESLTHICLKSFKLHFPLLRFLLESGAAYNCSLHGASCWSGFHIIFERLCSHPGCAEDESHVDLLRKAETVLDLMVTNSHKLQLPENFDIHPVGSLADKIQALHFSLRQLESYPPPLKHLCRVYIRLYLQPWPVDTKVKALPLPDRLKWYLLSEHSGTVEDDI